The Methanothermobacter sp. genome includes a window with the following:
- a CDS encoding cyclase family protein, which yields MYELLSHPLENGSPVHTALDDVSISISNRVPVDGYETHTIITSNHAGTHVDAPAHFIEGGKRICEYSIDELVFNDVCTVDVDVGPGDPIGSGDIEIPDCDLLLIRTGFESVRGEDIYLHDNPWITPELIDKIRRNFRDIRAIGVDCISISNPEHPSEGEMAHLRAFTEDPDYGEPLLILEDMKLMDAPEVIERVFVVPWTIEGVDSAPCTVIAEFQV from the coding sequence ATGTATGAACTTCTTTCGCATCCACTGGAGAATGGTTCACCGGTTCACACGGCACTTGATGATGTGAGCATATCAATCAGTAACAGGGTACCTGTGGATGGGTATGAGACCCACACCATCATCACATCCAACCATGCCGGGACCCATGTTGATGCCCCGGCCCATTTCATTGAGGGTGGAAAAAGGATATGTGAATACAGTATTGATGAACTTGTATTCAATGATGTCTGCACTGTTGACGTTGATGTGGGGCCAGGGGACCCCATAGGAAGTGGGGATATTGAGATTCCAGACTGCGACCTCCTCCTCATAAGGACGGGCTTCGAGTCGGTGAGGGGCGAAGACATCTACCTCCATGATAACCCATGGATCACCCCTGAACTTATTGATAAAATAAGGAGGAACTTCAGGGACATCAGGGCCATAGGTGTGGACTGCATATCAATATCAAATCCGGAACACCCATCTGAGGGTGAGATGGCCCACCTAAGGGCCTTCACTGAGGACCCTGACTACGGGGAACCACTTCTCATCCTGGAGGATATGAAACTGATGGATGCTCCGGAGGTTATTGAGAGGGTCTTTGTGGTCCCCTGGACCATTGAGGGGGTTGACAGCGCACCATGTACCGTTATAGCGGAATTTCAGGTTTAA
- a CDS encoding metalloregulator ArsR/SmtB family transcription factor, whose product MKRDVCEIDDANEALVLRVKESMPEDDEIKRLCDLFKILSEPTRLRIIEALSVDSLCVCELASLLEMTQSAVSHQLRILRSAGIVDYERDGKMARYHLTDRGVADIIENCRSKCL is encoded by the coding sequence ATGAAGAGGGATGTCTGTGAAATCGATGATGCCAATGAGGCCCTTGTGCTCAGGGTGAAGGAGTCGATGCCTGAAGACGATGAAATAAAAAGACTCTGTGACCTCTTCAAAATATTATCCGAGCCCACAAGGCTCAGGATAATCGAGGCACTCAGTGTGGATTCTCTTTGTGTCTGTGAACTGGCATCCCTCCTTGAGATGACCCAGTCAGCGGTTTCCCACCAGCTCAGAATCCTGAGAAGCGCGGGAATCGTTGACTATGAAAGGGATGGTAAGATGGCACGCTACCACCTCACCGATAGGGGCGTGGCGGATATTATAGAAAACTGCAGGAGTAAATGTCTTTAG